AGGAGCTCCATCGTTCATGTGGCAGCGCAGAAATGGCGCCGAGGCTTCCTCCCCACCTCTCCTCCATCTTCCCCGATCGAGCTATTAATAGGAGAGGCCACGCGCTCGCCTCTCGATCGATCGATCTTCCCTCCTCCCTCGCTCCGCCAACCCTTCTTCTCCATTGATCCATCAGCCGTAGCGTACGTAGCAATGGGGTTCACGGCGCGGCCCGCGGTGTGCATCTTCGCCGTCCTCttcctggcggcggcggcggcggcgcaggcgCAGGTGGAGGTTGAGGCGCCGGAGTCGTGCGCGAACCCGGTGAGCGTGGAGGCGGCGTGCCGGGGGGCCTCCGACACGCACCACGGCGTGGACTACGAGCACTGCGTGCGGTCCCTGAACGCGGACGCGCGCAGCGCCGAGGCGTCCGGCGGCTCCGGGATCCACGGCCTGGCGGTGCTGGCCACCCGGATCGCCATCGACCACGCCGCCAGCACGGAGGCCAAGATCGAGGACCTGGCGGAGATCGAGGCCGAGGACGCCGGCTCCGACCCGGCCCGCCGCGCCCGCTTCGACCACTGCCTGGAGCAGTATGGCGGCGCCGCCGACCTGCTCCGCGACGCCGTCGACAACCTGCAGGCCAAGGTGTACGGCCTCGCCATGCAGCAGCTCATGGCCGCGCTGGGCGCGTCCGAGAGCTGCGAGGACGCATGGAGGGGCACCCCGGCGCACGGCGTCCCCGTCGCCGCCCACGACCGCGAGTACGGCCGCATGGCCCACATCGCCATCGGATTcacccacgccgccgccgcctgatCATCGTCCGACCTCTGCTCAGCCCAGATGTTCTCGATCGATCGCCTCCATGGATCGTCGATCGTCCATCTTCTTGCATGGATTGGATTTCTTCGTCACCATCACCCACCATCCATTATTGATTAATtaattatatatacatatatgtagTTGGAAccccattttcttcttcttctttttacattttcttcttcttcattttttacATTATTGTAGACCATGATTCACTTCACTGACCATCAGATAATAAAATAAAGCAATGATGATGAGAATAACAAGATGAATCTACATACTGATCACCTCTGTTTTCTCTGTCTATCTATTCTCTTAGTGTGATGTTTTTTACCACTAGTTCTGATCTGACTGGTGATACCAGAATGTGTGTATAAGGATCATAGTTCTCTGCAGCAAAAAATAAATAATCAATGATTTAGTTGGTCAAAAAAATCCTTGCAAACATCAGCACGCGTCCAACATATATAGCCATTGGAACTGAATTTGACAGGAAGAGTAGGCCAACGGACCAGCCTTCGGTTTCGGTTGCAAGCCACAGGCTCAAACCTGCAACTCCATCTTCCTCGCACGCTTCATCAACCTTCAACTtgatcctcctcctctctctcactATATGTATACCAGAAAGCAATGTGGCCGGTGCATGCCCGGAGCAGAGGAGGCTCAGCGAAGCAAAGATGTCGCCGCCGCCGGCGCGTAGcaacctc
This genomic stretch from Hordeum vulgare subsp. vulgare chromosome 6H, MorexV3_pseudomolecules_assembly, whole genome shotgun sequence harbors:
- the LOC123406083 gene encoding putative invertase inhibitor encodes the protein MGFTARPAVCIFAVLFLAAAAAAQAQVEVEAPESCANPVSVEAACRGASDTHHGVDYEHCVRSLNADARSAEASGGSGIHGLAVLATRIAIDHAASTEAKIEDLAEIEAEDAGSDPARRARFDHCLEQYGGAADLLRDAVDNLQAKVYGLAMQQLMAALGASESCEDAWRGTPAHGVPVAAHDREYGRMAHIAIGFTHAAAA